The DNA segment GCGGCGAGGCGTCCGCGCACTCTGAGCCGTCCGCGAGCCCTCTCCTTCGCGCGCCCCCCTCCCCCTCCGCGCACCCGGATCGGCGGCCGGCGGCGGGAAACGCGTTGCGCCCCGTACCCGGCCGGTGTCCGGTGGCACCCGGGGAGGGCGTCCGGCGCCGGCGGAGTGCGCGGCGCAACGTGCAGGGCATGCCGTGCGAGTCGTCCGTGCGGGCCGTGTCCTGTGTCGACCGTGCGGGGTGCAGGACGCGGCCGCCCGTCATTCCTCGATGGTCAGCCCCTTGCGCAGCCGTACCAGGGTGCGTGACAGCAGGCGTGACACGTGCATCTGTGAAATACCCAGTTCCTCGCCGATCTCCGACTGGGTCATGCCTGCCACGAAGCGCAGCGAGAGGATCTTCCGGTCGCGCGGTGACAGTTCGGCGATCAGCGGCTTCAACGACTCGACGTACTCGATTCCTTCGAGCCCGTGGTCCTCGTAACCGATCCGGTCCGCCAGCGCGCCCTCGGAGTCGTCCTCCTCCGGCTGGGCGTCGAGCGAGGAGGCGGTGTAGGCGTTCGACGCCGCCATGCCCTCGACGACCTCGTCCTTGGAGATGCCCAGCCGCTCGGCCAGTTCGCCCACCGTCGGGGACCGGTCGAGTTGCTGGGCCAGCTCGTCACCGGCCTTGACCAGGTCGAGCCGCAGCTCCTGCAGCCGGCGCGGTACGCGCACGGACCACGAGGTGTCACGGAAGAAGCGCTTGATCTCACCGATGATGGTCGGCATCGCGAAGGTGGGGAACTCCACACCGCGTGAAAGCTCGAAGCGGTCGATCGCCTTGATCAGACCGACGGTGCCGACCTGGATGATGTCTTCCATCGGCTCGCTGCGCGAGCGGAAGCGGGAGGCGGCGAACTTGACCAGGGCCAGGTTCAGCTCGACGAGCGTGTTGCGTACGTACGAATACTCGTGGGTGCCTTCCTCCAGCGACTCCAGCCGCTCGAAGAGGGTCTTGGACAACGCCCGCGCGTCGACCGGGCCCACCTCGTCAAAAGGGGGGATCTCCGGGAGTCCGACGAGCAGATCGTGGTCCGGGACGACATCCACGTCGTCCTGCTCGATGGGAACCAGATGTTCCGGAGGGAGTGCCGACGTCGCTTCCTGGGCAGGCGATGCGTCGAGCCGGGGTGACATGATGTCCTCCAACGTTCTCGGCTTATGGCTGCCGATGCCGTTACGTGCACTGCGGTGTGCGGCGCCTCCAAAGCCGGCCGTGTCGAGTACGTGTCCCTCCTAGCCCTACCCGCTTTCACAAGCTCACCGCAAGTAAGTTCTGTTGGCATATGTCCGTTTGGGGGCGATTGTTCGGCTGTCGAAGCGCGCCGGAAAGGCGTAATGTTCGACAGCGTCAGTAGCAGCCACGACCGGTGGGAGAGAGAGACGGCATGGACCGCGGGACGGTCGGCAGTGCACAGTCGGGCCGGCTTCTGGTCGACGTGCGGGAAGAGGGCCCCAGCGTCGTCGTGGCCCCGGCGGGTGAGTTGGATCATCACACCGCCGATCTGTTGCGCGAGCCACTGGAGAAATGCCTCGCCAAGGGATTCAAGCGGCTTGTCATCGACTGCTCCGGCCTGGGGTTCTGCGACTCCACCGGACTCAATGTGCTGCTCGGTGCCAGGTTGAAGGCCGAGGCGGCCGGTGGCGGGGT comes from the Streptomyces sp. KMM 9044 genome and includes:
- a CDS encoding STAS domain-containing protein; translated protein: MDRGTVGSAQSGRLLVDVREEGPSVVVAPAGELDHHTADLLREPLEKCLAKGFKRLVIDCSGLGFCDSTGLNVLLGARLKAEAAGGGVHLAGMQSVVARVFEITGADAVFTVHDSLEAALADESG
- a CDS encoding RNA polymerase sigma factor SigF codes for the protein MSPRLDASPAQEATSALPPEHLVPIEQDDVDVVPDHDLLVGLPEIPPFDEVGPVDARALSKTLFERLESLEEGTHEYSYVRNTLVELNLALVKFAASRFRSRSEPMEDIIQVGTVGLIKAIDRFELSRGVEFPTFAMPTIIGEIKRFFRDTSWSVRVPRRLQELRLDLVKAGDELAQQLDRSPTVGELAERLGISKDEVVEGMAASNAYTASSLDAQPEEDDSEGALADRIGYEDHGLEGIEYVESLKPLIAELSPRDRKILSLRFVAGMTQSEIGEELGISQMHVSRLLSRTLVRLRKGLTIEE